One genomic segment of Scylla paramamosain isolate STU-SP2022 chromosome 9, ASM3559412v1, whole genome shotgun sequence includes these proteins:
- the LOC135103600 gene encoding uncharacterized protein LOC135103600 has translation MRVLLIFSLFVVGGCDDFIQLFGGDKFLDPVVNLHEDMDHISDLGSLEMDNIIKCIYRIGLWLLYDDVNFKGRVYYVEPDKKWVDLPPEYRDTFSSLRRIKTRGADKVSLFRTSSFTGEELQVWRNAEEIDLPHNKACSLIVIGKSPWTVYTGKFLDGDKACVNATVKYEEKLIGFYPTVKSMGLSEPVKSIVKGCYA, from the exons ATGAGGGTACTActtatcttctccctcttcgtGGTCG GAGGGTGTGACGACTTCATTCAGCTGTTCGGGGGCGATAAGTTCTTGGATCCAGTCGTCAATCTGCATGAAGACATGGATCATATAAGTGATCTGGGAAGCCTGGAGATGGACAATATAATCAAATGCATTTATAGAATTGGCTT GTGGCTCCTGTACGACGATGTAAATTTTAAGGGAAGGGTGTATTACGTGGAACCTGATAAGAAATGGGTGGACCTGCCACCTGAGTACCGAGACACG ttcTCTTCCCTTCGCAGAATTAAGACGAGAGGTGCGGACAAGGTCAGCCTTTTCCGAACTTCCTCGTTTACAGGCGAAGAACTACAAGTGTGGCGTAATGCGGAGGAAATTGACCTGCCTCATAACAAGGCATGTTCGTTAATAGTCATTGGAAAATCCCCATGGACTGTGTACAC CGGTAAATTCCTTGATGGGGACAAGGCATGTGTTAATGCAACTGTCAAATATGAGGAGAAGTTAATCGGTTTCTACCCAACT GTGAAGTCGATGGGCTTAAGCGAACCCGTCAAGTCAATAGTAAAGGGCTGCTACGCTTAG